tttacattagattctcagaacttattcatcttatagctgaaagtttgtacttttttgccaacctctctccatctccctcaccCCTTAGCCATGGCAACCTAGAGATTACATTTAATCTATAGATGACTTTGGGCAGTAGGAGCATTTTAACAATAactcttctgatccatgaacatgggatagctttccatttatttgtgtattcaatttctttcattaatgtcttgttTTCAGTGAATAGATCTTTCACTTCTTTAAATTTActcaagtattttattattttttatgcttttgtgaatgggattgttttttgtCTCCTTGTTGAACCTATCGTTTTGTTCTTGTATTGTCTTCCTGATTTCATTAAATTGTTTATGTGTTCTCTTGAGCTCTCTGAGCAtcttttgaataattattttgaattctttgccAGGCAATTAAATTATCTCCACTTGTTTGGGGTCAGTTACTGGAAGTTTGCTAtgttcctttggtggtgtcatgtttcccCAATTCTTTGTGACCCTGGTAGTCTTGTGTAGGTGTCTGCACAACTGAAAAAATAGTCAACTCTTCCAGACTTTATGGACTGACTCTGGTAATGAAAGACCTTCTGTGGGTGGGAGCATGCTGGAGTCTGTTGTGACTCTGTATCTCGTGGCACAGACTGCCAAGTGCAGGGGCATGTGGCAGCTCTGGGtccagggtggggggtgggggcatgaTGTCTCTCTGGGTCAGGCCACAGGGGTCCACAGCACTGACAACTGTGTGGTCCTTGGTGAGCATAGTGGGGTATCTGCAATGGCTACAAGGGCTATTGGGGTCCCTGTGGTGCCTCCAGGTCCAGAGGCTACATACAAGGGCAGGCAGCAGTGGCATGGAGCTGGTGGTGGTGTGTACATACCACCAACTGGTGCCTAAGTAATGGCAGAGGCTGGTTGCGGATACACACACAGTGGtaggggctggggccagggccaGGAACAAGGGCCAGGGCCACGTGAAGGTACACAGGCAGCTTCAGAGGCCCTGGATGTTGGTGTACATTCTGTGCCTGCAGGATCTCACATCAGACATGCACAGCAATGGAGGCTTAATGGGGATCTAGCTGGCTGGGTGCAGGTGCACAGTTTGTGGGGACAGCTGCAGTTGAGCCTAGTAGTGCAGGCCAGTGACAGGAGATAAGGCCAGAGCTGAGCCCTCAGGCAGCTGTGGGGGCCCCAGCTGTCAGTGTGCAATTCCATGGCTGCAGGATATTGCCACAGGTATGCACACTGCCTTAGAGGCTGGTGATGGGaatctactattattgtattgctgtctacttctcccttcagttctttaaatatttgctttatataggTGCTCTGAGGtagggtacataaatatttataaatgttatatcttcttagttaattgatccctttatcattatatacactttttctttttgaattttgttttattttttttatacaccaggttcttattagctatctattttatacttattagtgtatatatgtcaatcccaatctcccaattcatcccaccaccacccctcccctgctttccccccttggtgtccatacgtttgttatctacatctgtgtctctatttctgccttgcaaaccggttcatctgtaccatttttctagattccacatatacgcattAATATACTTCCTCCCAGAGGAAGTAGCATTTAACTTAAGACCTAAAGCCTTGAGAGTTTTTCAGGCAAAGAGTGAGGGAAGAGAGctccaggctgagggaacagcatgtgcaaaggcttgGAGAAGCAAAGGAGCCAGGCAGATCTGAGGAATGGAGAGGCCAGTGTGGTTGGAACTCAGAGGTggagtgggggggagggtgtGGTGCAAGACAAGGCTGGCGAGGTCCACAGGGGCAGACCAGCAGGGCCTTCCCAGCCATGTTAAGGGCAAGTTAACAATTCTGGGCACAGCTTGGCCTCCAACACCATCCCATGCCACCTTTCATCTGCTCTTTTGGGTCAAGCCCCCTGACCCCAGAACTGCTCTCTACCCGTGACTTTCCCTCCAGTCAAGAATTTTCTCAACCATTGCAAGTGTCTCTTGTCATCGCTTCCTAAGAAGTTCAATTCCTGGGGGACCAAATTCTGGCTCTCCCAGGAAGCATTTGGCAAGGTCCCAGGTACCATCAGGTAGTCCATGTTATCTTGGAATATTTACTAAGTGGATGAGTgagtgttattatccccattttatagataacgaaactgaggtttggagagatAAAGCACACACAGTTATCTCTACCGTCTTTTTAACACCTCATTTCTCCCCAGTATTCCCCAGAATTTGGGAAGCTACACGGTCTGGCTGTTAGGATTCTATGACTCTGATTCTATGACATGTCAGAGAGGATGCTAAGGTTTAGGGAAACATGGAGATTTCAGGGTTCTAAAATTCCACAGTTCTAAGCCTTAGCACTCCAATAAACCAGGTTCCTAATGTGTGCTAGCTAGTCCAAGCCTGGAGAGGCAGGCACCACCCATGAGCCCTTTTCCACCCGGACTCCTGGGTCCCACCTCGTAGACCAGCCAAAGGATGCGATCTGGGCACCCCCTGATGGCCAGGAGAGGATGGGAAGGAACGGGATAGTCGGGAGCCTTACACCCGAGGGCAATGTTCTGGGGCAGAGGCCGGAGTTGAGAGAAGGCGGGGAGTTCCAGGTCCCGCCGCAGAGCAGACTTCCTGCTTGGCAGACAGCCCGAGTGAGCTACAGTGGGGGACCCCGGGAGCCACGGGGTGCACGCACGATGCCTTCCTGGATGCGCTGGAGAACCTGACTGCAGACGAGTTCAAGAAGTTCAAGATGAAGCTGCTTTCAGTGCCGCTGCGCGAAGGCTATGCACGCATCCCACGGGGGACGCTGCTGCCCATGGATGCTGTGGACCTCACCGACAAGCTCGTCAGCTACTATCTGGAGGCGTACGGTGCCAACCTCACGGCGCTCGTGCTTCGCGACGTGGGCATGCAGGAGGTGGCGGAGCAGCTGCAGGAGACCTTGGGCAAGGGggagctcacctcctccacaCTCCGCGCAGAGGTCCAGACCAGTATGCCCTCATCTGCACCCTCCTCCCAACCCGAACGTTTGCCTCTCCCCGCGCTTTCGCTTCCTGTTCCTCCTACCCTTTAATAAAAGCTTCTCCTGCTGGGGAGGCTTGGTACTGACCTTGGCTCCCGGACCAAGAGATCCCTGATCCCAGAAAGACTTGGAGACACCACTTAACATTTTCTTACAGGCCATGGAACCGTGCCAACCGAGATCAAGGCCCCTCGCCAGACAGCAGCCAAGCCAAGTAAAACCTTCAACACCCAACCTCACCTACCTGGGCACCTCACCAGTCTCGCCCCACTGCACCCCTGCACAGCCTAAATCTGTTGTCCCAAGGCCAAGAGCACCCAGAGAGCGCAAAGCTAGGCcaaccctccccacccacctaCTCACACACCTCCAGGGCCCGAGCCTGgttgggaggagaaagggagacaaAGTTAAACTCATCCCACTATATGTAGAGTCCCGGTGGCATGCCTGCCTTGAGCCCCACTCCTTAGGGTTGCATTCAGGGCAATTTCTAAAGAAAGCCTAGTGTTCAAGAGGGACAGGCTCCAGCACCCACCCTGGTCCCAGctcatcccctctccccactcctgccccagcACTGCAACTTGTGGACCAGCATCGGGCGGCCCTCATTGCGCGGGTCACAGACGTGGATGGGGTGCTGGACGCCCTGTACGGGAAGGTCCTGACAGAGAAGCAGTACCAGGCAGTGTGGGCGGAGCGCACCAATCCTACCAAGATGAGGACGCTCTTCAGCTTTGCTCCAGCCTGGAACCTGACCTGCAAGGATCTGCTCCTCCAGGCCCTGAGGGACACCCAGCCCTACCTGGTGGTCGACCTGGAGCAGAGCTGAGGCATCTTCCCCAGTAGCAGTCCCACAGACAACCCCTGGCTGTTCCAGCCATCTTACCTGgagtctctgattttttttttatacacaaTATATGAAAAACCAGCTTGTACTTGGTGTGTTTTCCTACTTCCAGCCTGGAAGCACATGCAGAGCTGAGCTACATATCCAAGCTCCGCAGAAGCTCAGGTGAAGCTCTAGTCTCCGCCTGTTCCTGGGGCAGCAGGCTCCCCAGACACTTCATCCTTCCTGCCTCAGTCACCATGGAATAGTCCCTCACCATTTTGTGGCTCCTTCAATGCCACCCCAGAGGGTCTGCCCTTGAGACCTGTGAATACAAGTTAGCCTTGTGGCCAaggtctaaaaattaaaatagaggtATGTACAAAGGGCCTGGAACTGTGGGGGGCCAGACTTGACAGATGCATTTAGAAACAGACTCGTCTACCAAGCTTCTCAATCTCTCActttttcataggaaaaaaaattgcaaaatgagAGCAGTTTTCAGGGGAAGTGACAAGAGTATCATCTAAACAGGACAGAAGTGCACAAACCACCAAGTACTCCTAGGGGTCCTTCTGGCACTGACACCAGCAGGCATCACTGCT
The sequence above is drawn from the Balaenoptera musculus isolate JJ_BM4_2016_0621 chromosome 15, mBalMus1.pri.v3, whole genome shotgun sequence genome and encodes:
- the LOC118881652 gene encoding apoptosis-associated speck-like protein containing a CARD — translated: MAERGCYSSRLPRSSHTQSRKVLPQKAARSGEVPGCSSNVVLQVQVKRGAEAAETPVATWRRLTHPFLGSLSEAAGPLGSTRALSRFLDSNTIEMNFTTTRLLGEDGKERDSREPYTRGQCSGAEAGVERRRGVPGPAAEQTSCLADSPSELQWGTPGATGCTHDAFLDALENLTADEFKKFKMKLLSVPLREGYARIPRGTLLPMDAVDLTDKLVSYYLEAYGANLTALVLRDVGMQEVAEQLQETLGHGTVPTEIKAPRQTAAKPTLQLVDQHRAALIARVTDVDGVLDALYGKVLTEKQYQAVWAERTNPTKMRTLFSFAPAWNLTCKDLLLQALRDTQPYLVVDLEQS